One region of Bacillus pumilus genomic DNA includes:
- a CDS encoding non-ribosomal peptide synthetase translates to MKPSTINQSNVHESMDTILQDVQKTILQTNEIERFAVFSREKTIRPRPYHLSHLFLDQHMEQEAAAEWIQTQMASPALADMPPAISYGGDIDVRAGAQTLQDALTEAAKTTNGLTYIINSENELTQSYAQLKEDAERVLTGLRALGLEPGDPVFFQFSSNHAMVTAFWACVLGGFVPTLVSAAPTYREMNASVKKLHHAWDLLEHPLILTDDSLIDEVQGLALLWHTDQLRVAAVEPMLTLDRDLEVHPVTPDDSVFFILTSGSTGMPKCVEHSHRSVLANVKGTVAANGFTQEDVSLDWMPLDHIGGIVMFHLVNVYTGCEQIRARTDDFIAQPLRWLDWMDRYRATKTWAPNFAFAMINDYEKEISSGSWDLSAMTCMINGAEAVVPKTIHRFLHLLAPHGLKGDVIRPAFGMSEISSAVVFSFAIERGDENSGVLTFEETSLTEQLRPAEARETGTVSFTELGKPIPGITIRIVNHEHELLPEDHIGSVQIKGPTTMKGYYKNDEANQEVFQTEGWFHTGDLGFLHEGRLTLTGREKDMIIINGKNYHNYEIEAMAEEVPGVETSFVAACSVRMEASASDELILFFTPKLYEPAYIMRASQHIKTHIATKMGLYASRIIPVQKHAFPKTSSGKIERAQLKTRWQEGEFDEIIKELDIRLENEHTLPDWSYQKKWTPAPLHETEKQTEGDMVIFADELGLADQLKFLSNQEQTYITVEPGQAFTQLTPTHFIIHPNRPSDYEQLFETLRSYGVSVKQIIHLWNYTNKKDTLQAEIAKEAQKAGSMSALYVTKAIAAYEEAVEMTFVSAHAMNLPEDKVHHVEKATTAGLMTAVQHEWPFIKVRCLDFSLTESVGHSHVSAIMTELIHGTSQHVAAYREGVRYIPLIAPLHLEREQKRKKPPFESSGLYVMTGGLGGIGRMLSEHLLTSYHAHLVLLGRKAREALSAEQQDVLTSLEKQAEKRGGTVHYEEVDLTDAKALEALISRQEVAHGKRLHGVIHFAGIIQEELLADMSSASLHAMYEAKVYGTIALHEAASKRQNVLFLSSSSARTLKGGMTVGAYCAANEFVEQFAHYQRLTSTVKPYCFSFSMWDEIGMSEGSMIKGMLKERGYLPIPKRAGLQTMLACLMTDAPLIYMGLDRSKQDIQEMLHAKSRTEKAVYVFFKTDKTKAIEERLYQSIYTSLQSHISGEYSVHLFPEEYWKESEDGMPDEPYFKALIEESGQEAEDRAPQTETEKLLASIWSELLDVSNVSCGDHFFLLGGHSLKATQMLSAVRQKMGFDVPLAVLFEHTRLGELAAWIDSHAKVDEAVQVRKMAKGQKIPMSYAQQRQWFLYQLQPDLPFYNNTISFRVNGSLDVKVLQRSLQQMVQRHEALRTSFTMSGDEPVQIIHEHMTLPELEVVDLSDLTSQEEKGQKAAEWAKREASTAFRLEHDPLFRVKLIRLSETDHLLLMSIHHIVSDGWSVGIAARELSEWYTAMIDKREPDLSPLPIQYADYALWQKEYLTGETLQKQVSYWKEQFAVPVEDLVLPYDYPRPAVQSYKGKTKKYHLSKSLSEQLAALSKKTHSTLYMTLLTAFSTLLHRLSSQDEFVIGSVIAGRNRTEMEQLIGFFVNTLALRIDHSGNPAFTDLLERVKETTMGAYAHQDVPFEMVVDELNIVREAGKQPLFQVMFVLQNLPLEASPMGEATSVLAIEDNDTAKFDLSLFVFEGAEGLQLKLEYDVDLFSDDTMDRFLRYYEQLLERICENPAQPIRLMNYLPEKEKHQLLYEWSGKTDQPAGPLLITERFEAQVRKSPDAIALEFGEEQWTYRVLQEKVDRLAASLQQRGVTPHEPVGLLIDRSPEMILGVLAIVKAGGAYVPIDPEYPDARIDYMLRDTGIQLLLTKNKWLKKVSISQTELICLDEGYEEFLSEAELIPAALKPDGLAYINYTSGSTGQPKGVLIPHQAVIRLVCETDYVTLDEHTRILQIASFSFDAFTYEIWGALLNGGRLILTDRNTILSMDTLADTLTSYKITTGFLTVPLFNRLTEEHPEALSGFDALLVGGDALSAAHIRKALPYLPEGLLNGYGPTENTTFSCVHHIRSLDEGQTTVPIGQPIAYSQAYVLDDQLQPVPQGVIGEIYVGGTGLALGYLGDEEKTSQSFIPHPFHKGERLYKTGDMGRWLPNGIIDCLGRMDHQVKIRGHRVECGEIEAAMLSVEDIVECAVIPHQHESGHKRLIGYFVQKGAWTQQDLRRKLKDRLPDYMVPSLFIELEELPLTPNGKVDQKHLPPPVWRQEEADKPADQALSEGERVLEKVWTQLLGTPSIGVHDNYFELGGDSIIVIQMVARLAQEGYIIQPRDVFEKQTISQLARAMKKADVSVSYDQSPVTGNVRLLPIQSWFLEQSMTNQDYWNLSAHIEFKQSIQPEQLTQVLSKLVDHHDMLRAIYTKATDGTWIQTVRAPGIIPCVTFVDLTDISHEEALEQIRLETSACQGTLSLERGEVIKAILFQTSDCTSELFIAAHHLVMDGISWRIIQEDVLNGLKQAAAGQEITLAKKTASYQQWAEALYEYAQTDQLQEQVPFWEKIMNQEEEGSPFQPPALFNIEEHAEILTIQLTKDQTDILLRHASQAYRTEVNDLLLSALAQAVGKPLLITLEGHGREDLFEQMDLSRTVGWFTSSYPIFIPFIQTDVERQIKDVKETLRAVPQKGIGYGLLQYMTASRLLKTAAPQVSFNYLGQLDQIDGEANLYIADERNGHVHDPKAERQHLIDVYGYVVSGQLQMNFMINRELLQEEEVRQLPERFKEKMEGILTHCVEAKGGFTPSDFPMVQLTQKQIDELPDNVVDVYPLSPMQQGMLFHALLDQASQAYFGQVHMTLEGLTDGEAYEKAWNLLVERHSILRTRFAWEGLKEPVQLIQSEGSIHLTQHDVRHLSEMDQKKTIERYLQSDRSKDFDLENSAEPLIRIALFHRDEKTCTFVFSFHHILIDGWSLFGLIEESFSMYRSLVDEREMNLPAVRPYKDFIEWLQKQDQEKAQEFWKHYMSGVEEATPLPGNGEQASDEGAGIDQISIKLTPEMQQKLEKMTGTQKVTMSTLIQAAWGLLLHLHSGSEDVVFGVTVSGRPADLPEVESMTGLFINTLPLRLPITPDRTIAELLAQTQGTVFHMREFEYTVLPDIQQMTQIPNGESLFNSIVVFENYPIESVEPYGVRILDIASHEETNYDLTLVAVPGDTLELRVTYRFNQYKEKQIQSLMQQLVHTLEAMTEQVETPLSSFTIVINKEKERMITDWAKNAQVSVLYPDQEEVYSVIHDPSCETEIYVLSEEHQLMPVGFPGDIFIGAKDIKALCGELADWMETHKIPHPFKHQTGEYLYPTGDVGVWTEKNKIQILDWV, encoded by the coding sequence ATGAAACCATCAACCATTAATCAATCGAATGTACATGAATCAATGGATACGATTTTACAAGATGTACAGAAAACCATTTTACAAACCAACGAAATCGAACGCTTCGCTGTTTTTTCTCGTGAAAAAACCATTCGACCACGGCCATATCACCTCTCTCATTTATTTCTAGACCAACACATGGAGCAGGAGGCCGCAGCTGAATGGATACAAACGCAAATGGCTTCACCTGCTTTAGCGGACATGCCCCCAGCCATTTCCTATGGAGGGGATATAGATGTTCGTGCAGGAGCTCAAACCTTGCAGGACGCTCTAACTGAGGCAGCCAAAACAACAAATGGGCTGACTTATATCATCAATAGTGAAAACGAGCTCACGCAATCCTACGCGCAGTTAAAGGAGGATGCCGAGCGGGTGTTGACGGGTTTAAGGGCACTAGGGCTTGAGCCAGGAGATCCTGTGTTCTTTCAATTTTCATCGAATCATGCGATGGTCACGGCTTTTTGGGCATGTGTGTTAGGCGGATTTGTCCCAACACTTGTGTCGGCAGCCCCGACCTATCGGGAAATGAATGCCTCAGTGAAGAAGCTTCATCACGCTTGGGACCTGCTGGAGCACCCGCTCATTCTCACGGATGACTCGCTGATTGATGAGGTGCAAGGCTTGGCTTTACTGTGGCATACAGATCAATTACGTGTGGCAGCCGTTGAACCAATGCTTACTTTAGATAGAGATCTAGAAGTACACCCAGTCACGCCCGATGATTCCGTCTTTTTTATCTTAACGTCTGGAAGTACGGGGATGCCCAAATGCGTAGAGCATTCTCATAGAAGTGTGCTGGCGAATGTCAAAGGAACAGTGGCAGCCAATGGGTTTACACAAGAGGATGTCTCGTTAGACTGGATGCCATTAGATCATATTGGCGGCATTGTCATGTTCCATCTTGTCAATGTGTACACAGGCTGTGAGCAAATTCGAGCAAGAACAGATGACTTCATCGCTCAGCCGCTGCGCTGGCTTGACTGGATGGACCGTTATCGTGCAACGAAGACATGGGCACCTAACTTCGCATTTGCGATGATCAATGATTATGAGAAAGAAATCTCTTCGGGATCGTGGGATCTTTCTGCTATGACTTGTATGATCAATGGGGCAGAAGCGGTCGTACCGAAGACGATTCACCGGTTTTTACACCTGCTCGCTCCGCACGGCTTAAAAGGAGACGTCATCAGACCAGCTTTCGGCATGTCAGAAATCTCATCAGCCGTTGTCTTCTCTTTTGCGATTGAGCGGGGAGATGAAAACAGCGGGGTACTGACCTTTGAGGAAACATCGCTGACAGAGCAGCTAAGACCAGCAGAGGCACGCGAAACTGGAACCGTCAGCTTTACAGAGCTCGGGAAACCGATTCCGGGTATCACGATTCGTATCGTCAACCATGAGCATGAGCTTCTTCCCGAAGATCATATTGGTAGCGTGCAAATCAAAGGGCCGACGACAATGAAGGGCTATTACAAGAATGACGAAGCGAATCAAGAGGTTTTTCAAACAGAAGGCTGGTTCCACACGGGTGATTTAGGTTTTCTGCATGAAGGAAGACTGACATTAACCGGTAGAGAAAAAGACATGATCATCATCAACGGGAAAAATTATCACAACTATGAAATTGAAGCCATGGCAGAGGAAGTACCCGGCGTAGAAACAAGCTTTGTGGCAGCTTGCTCCGTTCGGATGGAGGCATCTGCATCCGATGAACTGATTCTCTTTTTTACACCGAAGCTGTATGAGCCTGCTTATATCATGAGGGCTAGCCAGCACATTAAAACCCATATTGCGACAAAAATGGGTCTTTATGCATCAAGGATTATTCCTGTCCAGAAGCATGCCTTTCCGAAAACAAGCTCTGGAAAAATAGAAAGGGCACAGCTCAAGACAAGGTGGCAGGAAGGGGAATTCGACGAAATCATCAAGGAACTGGACATCAGACTTGAAAATGAACACACCTTGCCTGATTGGAGTTATCAAAAGAAGTGGACACCCGCTCCGCTTCATGAAACGGAAAAGCAAACAGAAGGGGACATGGTGATCTTTGCAGATGAGTTAGGGCTGGCAGATCAATTGAAATTCCTCTCAAACCAAGAACAAACCTATATCACGGTTGAACCGGGTCAAGCATTCACACAACTCACACCCACTCACTTCATCATCCACCCGAATCGGCCGTCAGACTACGAACAACTCTTTGAGACGCTCCGTTCGTATGGCGTTTCGGTGAAACAAATCATTCACCTTTGGAACTACACAAACAAGAAAGACACATTACAGGCGGAAATAGCGAAGGAAGCACAGAAAGCTGGCAGCATGAGTGCATTGTATGTAACAAAAGCGATCGCCGCCTATGAGGAAGCTGTAGAGATGACCTTTGTCTCCGCTCATGCGATGAATTTGCCAGAAGACAAAGTACATCATGTGGAAAAAGCAACAACAGCGGGATTGATGACAGCTGTTCAGCATGAATGGCCGTTTATCAAGGTGCGATGTCTTGATTTTTCTCTAACAGAATCGGTTGGTCATTCTCATGTATCGGCGATCATGACAGAGCTCATCCATGGCACAAGTCAGCATGTCGCTGCTTATCGTGAAGGTGTTCGTTATATTCCTCTTATAGCGCCGCTTCATCTGGAAAGGGAACAAAAGAGGAAAAAACCGCCATTTGAATCATCGGGGCTTTACGTGATGACAGGCGGGCTTGGCGGAATAGGACGGATGCTAAGTGAACATCTTCTAACATCCTATCACGCGCATCTTGTGCTGCTTGGAAGAAAGGCACGAGAGGCTTTAAGTGCGGAGCAGCAAGACGTATTGACCTCACTTGAGAAACAAGCGGAAAAACGCGGCGGCACTGTTCATTATGAAGAAGTGGACTTGACGGATGCAAAAGCCCTTGAAGCCCTTATCTCGAGACAAGAGGTGGCTCATGGAAAAAGGCTGCATGGTGTGATTCATTTCGCTGGCATCATTCAAGAAGAGCTGCTTGCGGACATGTCGTCTGCGTCCTTACATGCGATGTACGAAGCAAAGGTATATGGCACGATTGCGCTTCATGAAGCAGCTTCTAAACGGCAGAATGTCTTGTTTCTTTCTAGCTCATCAGCACGAACGTTAAAGGGCGGGATGACCGTAGGCGCTTATTGCGCTGCCAATGAGTTCGTTGAACAATTTGCTCATTATCAGAGGCTGACATCTACCGTGAAGCCTTACTGCTTTAGCTTTAGCATGTGGGATGAGATCGGCATGAGCGAGGGTTCGATGATCAAAGGCATGTTAAAAGAAAGAGGCTATCTTCCGATTCCGAAGCGGGCGGGCTTGCAGACGATGCTGGCATGTTTGATGACAGATGCACCTCTCATTTATATGGGATTAGATCGGTCGAAGCAGGACATTCAAGAGATGCTTCATGCGAAGAGCCGAACAGAGAAAGCCGTGTATGTCTTTTTCAAAACCGACAAAACAAAAGCCATTGAAGAACGGCTGTATCAGTCCATTTATACGTCTTTGCAGTCTCATATATCTGGTGAATATTCCGTCCATCTATTTCCTGAGGAATATTGGAAAGAATCAGAGGATGGCATGCCGGATGAACCGTATTTTAAAGCACTCATTGAGGAAAGTGGACAGGAAGCCGAGGACAGAGCGCCTCAAACGGAGACGGAGAAACTTTTGGCAAGCATTTGGTCCGAGCTGCTTGATGTCTCAAATGTCAGCTGTGGTGATCATTTCTTTCTACTCGGGGGTCATTCGCTCAAGGCAACGCAAATGCTGTCTGCGGTGAGACAAAAAATGGGGTTTGATGTGCCTCTCGCTGTTCTTTTTGAGCATACGAGACTTGGGGAATTAGCGGCATGGATCGATTCGCATGCAAAAGTGGATGAAGCGGTACAGGTGCGGAAAATGGCAAAGGGTCAGAAGATTCCGATGTCCTATGCCCAGCAAAGACAGTGGTTTCTCTATCAATTACAGCCTGATCTGCCATTTTACAATAATACAATTTCCTTTCGGGTGAATGGATCTTTAGATGTGAAGGTGCTTCAGCGCAGTCTTCAGCAAATGGTGCAAAGGCATGAGGCGCTTAGAACTTCCTTTACCATGAGCGGCGATGAACCGGTGCAGATCATCCATGAGCATATGACCCTTCCAGAGCTTGAAGTGGTGGATCTATCAGATCTGACGTCACAGGAAGAAAAAGGACAAAAAGCGGCTGAGTGGGCAAAAAGAGAGGCAAGCACAGCTTTCCGCTTAGAGCATGATCCGCTCTTTCGGGTAAAACTGATTCGGTTGTCGGAAACAGATCATTTGCTGCTGATGTCCATTCACCACATTGTGTCAGATGGCTGGTCGGTTGGGATTGCCGCAAGAGAGCTGTCTGAATGGTATACAGCGATGATTGACAAGAGAGAGCCTGATCTTTCGCCGCTGCCAATACAATATGCGGATTACGCCCTATGGCAGAAGGAGTATTTGACTGGAGAGACGCTCCAAAAGCAGGTTTCCTATTGGAAGGAGCAATTTGCTGTCCCTGTAGAAGATTTGGTTTTGCCGTATGACTACCCGCGGCCAGCCGTTCAATCCTACAAGGGAAAAACGAAAAAATACCACCTGTCGAAGTCGCTGTCTGAGCAGCTGGCAGCTCTTTCTAAAAAAACACACAGCACCCTTTATATGACGCTACTGACTGCCTTTTCTACCTTGCTGCACCGTTTGTCTTCACAGGATGAGTTTGTGATTGGATCAGTCATTGCTGGGAGAAATCGGACGGAGATGGAGCAGCTCATCGGATTTTTCGTCAATACGCTGGCACTTCGGATCGATCATAGCGGGAATCCTGCTTTCACTGACCTATTAGAACGGGTGAAAGAAACAACAATGGGCGCTTATGCGCATCAGGATGTGCCGTTTGAGATGGTCGTAGATGAGCTGAATATTGTACGTGAGGCTGGCAAACAGCCGCTGTTTCAGGTCATGTTCGTTTTGCAAAATCTGCCGCTAGAAGCTTCTCCGATGGGGGAGGCGACATCTGTTTTAGCCATTGAAGATAACGATACCGCCAAATTCGATCTATCCCTGTTTGTTTTTGAAGGAGCGGAGGGTCTTCAATTAAAACTGGAGTATGATGTGGACTTATTTTCTGACGATACGATGGACCGGTTCCTTCGGTACTACGAGCAGCTGCTTGAGCGTATTTGTGAAAATCCAGCACAGCCGATTAGACTAATGAATTACCTGCCAGAAAAAGAGAAGCATCAGCTGCTCTATGAATGGAGCGGCAAAACAGATCAGCCTGCAGGCCCGCTTCTCATCACGGAACGGTTTGAAGCGCAGGTGAGAAAGTCACCCGATGCCATCGCTCTCGAATTCGGGGAAGAGCAGTGGACGTATCGTGTGTTACAAGAGAAAGTCGACCGGCTTGCGGCTTCTCTGCAGCAGCGAGGTGTGACGCCGCATGAACCAGTAGGGCTGCTCATCGACAGGTCGCCTGAAATGATTCTTGGGGTGCTGGCGATTGTGAAAGCAGGAGGCGCCTATGTGCCAATTGATCCTGAATATCCAGATGCCCGCATTGATTATATGCTGAGGGATACAGGTATTCAGCTGTTACTGACAAAAAATAAATGGCTGAAAAAGGTGTCCATCAGTCAAACCGAACTCATTTGTCTTGATGAAGGATATGAAGAATTTTTATCAGAAGCAGAACTCATACCTGCTGCCTTAAAACCTGATGGACTCGCTTATATCAATTACACCTCAGGATCAACTGGACAGCCAAAAGGGGTATTGATCCCGCATCAAGCAGTCATCCGGCTTGTCTGTGAAACAGATTATGTCACCCTTGATGAACATACACGTATTTTACAAATTGCCAGCTTCTCCTTTGATGCCTTTACGTATGAAATATGGGGAGCCCTGCTAAACGGGGGAAGACTGATCCTGACCGATCGAAATACGATTTTATCAATGGATACACTGGCTGATACACTGACATCATACAAGATCACAACAGGATTTTTGACGGTGCCGCTGTTCAACCGATTGACAGAGGAACATCCAGAAGCTTTATCTGGATTCGATGCATTATTGGTCGGTGGTGATGCGCTCTCAGCTGCTCATATTCGCAAGGCACTACCGTATTTACCGGAAGGGCTTTTAAACGGCTATGGACCAACTGAGAATACGACGTTCTCCTGTGTGCATCACATTCGTTCATTAGACGAAGGGCAGACGACCGTTCCTATCGGTCAGCCAATTGCTTATTCACAAGCCTATGTATTAGACGACCAGCTGCAGCCGGTTCCGCAGGGTGTCATTGGAGAAATCTACGTTGGCGGAACAGGGCTGGCACTCGGCTACCTTGGAGATGAAGAAAAAACATCGCAATCATTTATCCCGCATCCTTTCCATAAAGGAGAGCGTTTATATAAAACAGGTGATATGGGCCGCTGGCTCCCAAATGGCATCATCGACTGCCTTGGAAGAATGGATCATCAAGTGAAAATACGCGGACATCGCGTCGAATGCGGAGAAATTGAAGCCGCTATGCTGAGTGTTGAAGACATCGTAGAATGTGCGGTTATTCCGCATCAGCACGAGAGTGGTCATAAGCGCCTGATCGGTTACTTTGTCCAAAAAGGTGCATGGACTCAGCAAGACCTTCGACGCAAGTTAAAAGATAGACTGCCAGATTATATGGTACCGAGCCTATTCATAGAGCTCGAGGAACTGCCGCTCACGCCAAACGGCAAGGTAGATCAAAAGCATCTCCCGCCGCCAGTGTGGAGACAGGAAGAAGCAGACAAACCAGCAGATCAGGCACTCAGTGAGGGAGAACGGGTGCTGGAAAAGGTGTGGACTCAGCTTCTTGGCACTCCTTCAATCGGTGTTCATGATAACTACTTTGAGCTTGGCGGAGATTCTATTATTGTCATACAAATGGTGGCACGCCTAGCACAGGAAGGCTACATCATACAGCCGAGAGATGTATTTGAAAAACAGACCATTTCACAGCTGGCACGCGCTATGAAAAAAGCAGATGTATCTGTGTCCTATGATCAATCACCTGTTACAGGAAATGTTCGTCTGCTTCCAATCCAATCTTGGTTCCTTGAACAATCGATGACAAACCAAGATTATTGGAATCTATCAGCGCATATTGAATTCAAGCAATCGATACAACCCGAGCAGTTAACACAAGTTCTTTCAAAGCTTGTCGATCATCACGATATGCTGAGAGCCATTTATACAAAAGCAACAGACGGTACATGGATTCAAACCGTTCGCGCGCCTGGCATCATTCCTTGTGTCACTTTCGTTGATTTGACGGATATTTCTCACGAGGAAGCGCTAGAGCAAATTCGCTTGGAGACAAGCGCTTGTCAAGGAACATTGTCATTAGAGCGGGGAGAAGTGATCAAAGCCATTCTTTTTCAGACAAGTGATTGTACGTCTGAACTCTTTATCGCAGCCCACCATCTTGTGATGGATGGAATATCGTGGCGCATCATACAGGAAGATGTATTAAATGGGTTGAAGCAGGCTGCGGCAGGGCAGGAGATCACGCTTGCAAAGAAAACCGCTTCCTATCAGCAGTGGGCAGAGGCACTCTATGAATATGCACAAACCGATCAATTACAAGAGCAGGTTCCTTTTTGGGAAAAGATCATGAATCAAGAGGAAGAAGGTTCGCCTTTTCAACCACCTGCGCTTTTCAATATAGAAGAACATGCAGAGATCCTGACTATTCAATTGACGAAGGATCAAACAGACATTTTACTAAGGCACGCATCACAAGCGTACCGAACAGAGGTCAACGATTTACTCCTGTCAGCACTTGCGCAAGCTGTTGGAAAGCCACTACTGATTACGTTAGAAGGGCATGGACGCGAGGATTTATTTGAACAGATGGATTTGTCACGGACAGTCGGCTGGTTTACAAGCTCTTATCCTATTTTTATTCCTTTTATTCAAACCGATGTTGAGAGACAAATTAAAGATGTCAAAGAAACCTTAAGAGCTGTGCCGCAAAAGGGGATCGGCTATGGCTTACTTCAATACATGACAGCATCTCGTTTACTTAAAACGGCAGCGCCGCAGGTGAGCTTTAATTACCTTGGACAGTTAGATCAAATAGATGGTGAGGCAAATCTGTATATAGCAGATGAACGAAATGGACATGTACATGACCCAAAAGCAGAAAGACAGCATTTGATCGATGTGTACGGATACGTTGTCAGTGGTCAGCTTCAGATGAATTTTATGATCAATCGTGAACTGCTTCAGGAGGAAGAGGTGCGTCAGTTACCTGAACGATTTAAAGAAAAAATGGAGGGCATTTTGACGCATTGTGTAGAGGCAAAAGGCGGCTTTACGCCATCTGATTTTCCAATGGTCCAGCTGACGCAAAAGCAAATAGATGAGCTTCCAGACAATGTGGTAGATGTGTATCCATTATCTCCGATGCAGCAAGGGATGCTGTTTCATGCACTGTTAGATCAAGCATCACAGGCGTATTTTGGTCAGGTGCATATGACACTCGAAGGCTTAACGGACGGTGAAGCCTATGAAAAAGCATGGAATCTGCTTGTGGAACGTCATTCGATTTTACGGACAAGATTTGCTTGGGAGGGGCTAAAGGAGCCTGTCCAATTGATTCAATCAGAAGGAAGCATTCACCTCACTCAGCACGATGTGCGCCACCTGAGTGAAATGGATCAGAAGAAAACTATTGAGCGTTATTTACAATCCGATCGTTCAAAGGATTTTGATTTGGAAAATTCGGCTGAACCGCTCATTCGTATCGCTTTGTTCCATCGTGACGAGAAAACTTGCACGTTTGTTTTTAGCTTTCATCATATTTTAATTGATGGCTGGAGCCTGTTCGGCTTGATTGAGGAATCCTTTTCAATGTATCGCTCGCTTGTGGATGAACGAGAGATGAACCTTCCTGCTGTGCGTCCATATAAAGATTTTATTGAGTGGTTGCAAAAGCAGGATCAAGAGAAGGCACAAGAGTTCTGGAAACATTATATGTCAGGAGTAGAGGAAGCCACACCACTTCCAGGAAACGGAGAGCAAGCTTCGGATGAAGGAGCAGGTATTGATCAAATTAGTATCAAACTGACGCCTGAAATGCAGCAGAAGCTGGAGAAAATGACAGGGACACAGAAGGTCACGATGAGCACACTGATTCAGGCGGCATGGGGTCTGCTCTTGCACCTTCATTCAGGCTCAGAGGATGTCGTGTTCGGTGTCACAGTATCTGGCCGGCCGGCGGACTTACCAGAGGTTGAAAGCATGACAGGGCTCTTTATTAACACCTTGCCGCTTCGTTTGCCGATCACACCAGACAGGACCATTGCCGAGCTGCTGGCACAGACGCAGGGAACGGTTTTTCACATGCGAGAATTCGAGTATACCGTACTCCCAGATATTCAGCAGATGACCCAAATTCCGAATGGAGAATCATTGTTTAACAGCATTGTCGTGTTTGAAAACTACCCGATTGAATCTGTAGAGCCGTATGGTGTACGGATCTTAGACATAGCTAGTCATGAAGAAACCAACTATGACCTGACCCTTGTGGCTGTCCCGGGAGATACGCTGGAGCTTCGGGTCACATACCGCTTCAATCAATATAAAGAAAAACAAATACAATCGCTGATGCAGCAGCTGGTCCATACACTTGAAGCCATGACAGAACAAGTGGAGACACCACTCTCTTCCTTCACGATCGTGATAAATAAAGAAAAAGAGCGGATGATCACCGATTGGGCGAAAAACGCACAAGTCAGCGTGCTGTACCCAGATCAAGAAGAGGTCTATTCAGTTATTCATGATCCTTCGTGTGAGACGGAAATCTATGTTCTGAGCGAAGAGCATCAGCTCATGCCGGTAGGATTTCCTGGAGATATTTTTATCGGTGCAAAGGATATCAAGGCACTTTGCGGAGAGCTTGCCGATTGGATGGAGACGCATAAAATTCCGCATCCATTCAAACATCAAACAGGCGAATACCTCTATCCGACAGGGGATGTCGGCGTTTGGACTGAAAAAAACAAGATTCAGATTTTGGATTGGGTGTAG